The Variovorax paradoxus DNA window TGGAAGCTGAACTCGGTGACGGCGTCCGCAATGGCGTTGTCCAGGCACCGGTTCAAGGTCCGGAATTCCGCGACAGCGAACGGGGCATCGCGTTCAAAGGCCAGGTCCGTGATCGCCTGGCAAAGGTCGCCATAGTCGTGAACGACCTGGTCAACCGTGTAGCCCAGCTTCAGCAGCTCCTTGCCATGGGCTGTGGCGGACACCCCCATTTCCGACAAGGCCAGCGAGTCCCCGCCCGATGGCCCCGAGATCCTGATGCTGTCGGCGGGTTTGTCGTCCTCTTCGGCCGCAAGGGTTCTTATCAGCTGCTCGAGAAACAACGGGATGCCATTCGCCAGCTGATGTTCCGTGGCGGCCCGCCGGGGCCTCAGTGCAACCTTCGACTTGCACCGTGAAACCAGTTCCTCCCGGTTGTTGGTGAGAAAGTTGCGCATGTTCCGAGACCTCGATGGCTTTCGCCCGCTTCATTCAATGAATGTCGCCTGCTTCTACTTAGAAACTTGGAAGGCGTACCGACATCTTTAGCGGCTCAGGGGAGAATTGTCGGTGCGGTGTCGCACATACCGTGGCGTGCCGATTTGCGATCGGCACTTGCATTCCCTCGACTGTGTGCGGAAGCGCACAGACACCGAGGTATCGGCGGCAAAATGATGGGCACTTTGGAATCTCCTTCCGCCATGGCATCGTCTTCTCCCTCGTCTTCTTCGCGCGCAGCCGTGGCGCGCAACAGCCTCCTGGAGGTGATGCCGCCGGAGGTGCTGACGGGCCTGATGCCACTCCTTGAACTGGTGCCGCTCAAGCTGGGCGAAGTGCTGTACGAATCGGGCGTGGTCCAGCAGTACGTGTACTTCCCGACCGATTGCATCGTCTCGCTGCTGTACGTGCTGGAAAACGGGCAATCGGCCGAGATCGCCGTCGTGGGATTCGAGGGGATGGTCGGCGTGGCGCTGCTGATGGGCGGGGGCAGCACGCCCAACCGCGCCGTGGTGCAAAGCGCAGGCCACGCATTCCGCTTGAGCGCCAGCCACATCAAGCAGCTGACCGACAACGGCGGGCCCCTGCTGCATCTGCTGCTGCGCTACACCCAGTCACTCATCACCCAGATGTCGCAGACGGCCGTCTGCAACAGGCATCATTCACTGGAACAGCAGCTGTGCCGATGGCTGCTGCTGAGCCTCGACAGGCTGCCCGGCAACGAGCTGGTGATGACCCAGGAGCTGATCGCCAACATGCTCGGCGTACGGCGCGAAGGAGTGACGGAGGCGGCCGGCAAGCTGCAGCGCCTGAACCTGATCAAGTACTCGCGGGGCCACATCACGGTGCTGGACCGCCCAGGGCTGGAGAAGCAGGTGTGCGAGTGCTATGAGGTCGTGAAGCGTGAAACGGATCGTCTGCTCCCCCGTCAGCTCGCAACCTGAGCCAGCGGCGATCGCGCCGCATTGGTGCGCCTGCGCACAGACGCGAGAGGGGCCCTCGGCAACAATGCGCTCGGTTGCGCATTCCCGCGCTGATTCTTGATTCTTTCCAACAGGCGGTTCCGTGACATCAGCCCCGCCCCGCCCCATCCTCAATCGCCTGCTCGAGGCGCTGCCGCCCGCGGACCGGGCGCACCTGCTCGAGCGCTGCGACAGCGTGCAGCTGGCCACGGCGCAGATCCTCTACGAGCCGGGCGATGTCATTCATCACATCCATTTCCCCACGAGCGCGTTCGTCTCGCTGGTGTCGACCGCGGACGGCCACGATGGCCTCCAGACGGGGATGGTGGGCAACGAGGGCGCCCTGGGCTACGAGCTGTCGCTGGACGTGCAGCGCGCGCCGCTGCGGGCGCTGGTGCAGGGGGGCGGCATGGCTTGGCGTCTGACGGCGCAATCGTTCGCCCAGGAGCTGGAGCAGAACTCGAAGCTCAAGCGCATCCTCAATCGCTACGTCTGCGTGCTCTTGATGGAATTCGGCCGCTCGGGCCTGTGCAACCGCTTCCACTTGATCGAGGAGCGGCTGGCGCGCTGGCTGCTGACCACGCAGGACTGCGCGCATTCGACGCACCTCGCGCTGACCCATGAAGTGCTGGGCCGCATGCTGGGGGTGCGCCGGGTCGGCATCACCAATGCGGCAACGGCGCTGCACACGCGCCGGTTGATTGACTATCGACGGGGCGTCATCACGATCACGGACCGCGAAGGGCTGGAGAACGCGGCATGCGATTGTTACCGGGCCAACCGGCGCAGCTATGCGCACCTGATCGCATAGCTGCCGGTCGGCCGCGATGCGGCGCCGTCTTGCATGTGCGCTGCTCCAGGCAACAGCCGGCATGAAGCCGATCGATCCGGCAGTGCGCCTGGCCGGTCCGGCCTTTACCGTCGATTGCCGCCCCCCGGGCAACCTGGTGCTGCACTACGCGGTGCAGAAGGCTAGCACGTGTTTGGCACGTTGAAGCACTGGATGGGGTCCACCCACTTCCTGACGAAGACGCTGACGCACGTCAGCACCGAGATGAGCCTGCACGTGCTGGCGTACAACTCAAGCGGGTGATGCGAATCCTGGGGATCGCGAAGACGATGAAGGCGACGCAGTTGGTGGGGGCGTGAGCCTCTCAAACGCAGTCATTCTCGACAGCCCGCCTACTGGCTGTCTATTGAGGCCCACCAGGCATCGACAGCACCAGAGTTCGGCATACTGGCGCGACGAGGGCGTTTCCACACAGCCTCGGCCACGACCGGTCCTTGCGAGACGCCCCACGGCGGAACGTTCGATGGCAATGCGCCGAATCTTGCGGCATCGTCTGGGCAGGTTGATATTGTTAAGTACCTGCTGTCGCGCGGGGCCGGACTTGACACTAGTGAACCCGAAAGAAGCCCACTCTTTGCGGCCATCGTGCCGACCGCCTGGGTGGCCTTGGCGCTGATGCTGTATCGGGTCTTAAGATCAGGCCGCGCACCCCCCACGGCCAGGGGCGCACCCTGATCAACCATCCCCAGAGAGTTCGCATGAAGTCAGCAGGGCTGAAGGGCACTGTTTCCATTGAGCTCGTGCACGAGGCGATTCGCGCCGCCGCGCTCAGGAACATGGACATCAGCGGCGTGCTCGAGATCGCAAGGCTGGACCGCGATCTGCTGGACGCGCCGCGCGCGCGCATTTCGGCCGCTGCGTATTCGCGCATGTGGGTGGCGTTGGCCGATCTGATGGATGACGAGTTCTTCGGGCTGGACAGCCACGGACTGCGCCGCGGGAGCTATGCGCTCATGACGCGTGCGGCGGTCAGTTCGGAGAACCTGGAGCACGCCCTGCGCCGGATCCTCCGATTTCTTCACGCCACCTTGGACGACTTTCGCGGGGAGCTGGTCCGATCGGCGGACGAGGCGCGCGTGATCCTGCACGACGGTGGCGTGCTGCGCCGGCTGTTCGGCTACGGCACCTGGTTCATCCTCGTCCATGGGCTGGCATGCTGGCTCGTGCACAGGCGAATTCCGCTGCGCGAAATGCGGTTTCGATGCCCGCCTCCCGCCGATGACAGCCACTACCGCACGCGGTTCTGCGAGAACGTGAAGTTCAATGCCGAGACCACGCACATCACGTTCGCAAGCGAACTGCTCGACCTGAAGATCGCGGAATCTGCGCTGACCGTCGACAACTTCCTGCGGGCAGCGCCCGCCAATCTGCTGGTCAAGTACCGCAATGACTCGAGCACCAGCGCACAGGTCCGGCACCGGCTTCGCAGCCAGATGCCCGATGCGTGGCCCGAACTGGAGAAGCTCGCGCAAGCGCTCTGCATCTCCGGCACCACGCTCCAGCGTCGATTGCAGCAGGAGGGGCTGAGTTACCAGCGGGTGAAAGACGATCTGCGGCGGGACATCGCGATCGATCTCCTGTCGAGCGCCTCGTTGACGGTGGCGGAAGTCGCCGCCCGCACCGGCTTCCGGGAAACCAGCGCCTTTCATCGCGCATTCAAGAAATGGACAGGCGTCAGCCCGGGAAGCTATCGCTCCTCTGCGCACGTGCGGGAATAGGCCGCTGGCGCCCAGCGCGCGCCGAAGAGACATCCGCATGCCCGAAAGCCCCGGCCAGATCGAGGCCTGCGGGCATGGGCATCGGAGCCTTGCGGAACTAACCTGCTCGGGCAGTCCAGAAACAAGGAAACCCGCAATGAACCGAAGGATGGCGCCGCCGCTGGGCGCACAGGCGCTGCAAGGCGCAGTCGACTGGGCGATTGCCACGCGGCGCAGCATCAGGGCGTACTTGCCCAGGCCGGTGCCGCAGGAAGAGATCGAAGCGATTCTCTCGACCGCACGCTACAGCGCTTCCGGCATGAACATGCAGCCCTGGCATGTGCATGTCCTGACCGGGGCCGCGAAGGCCGGCCTGTCCGCTGCGATCGCAGCGCTCGACGACGACCCCGGAAGATCGGGGGAACTGCTCGAGCCCTACGACTACTATCCGCGCGAATGGCTCTCCCCGTACCTGGAGCGGCGCCGCAAGGTGGGCTGGGATCTCTATGGGCTGCTTGGCATTGCCAAGGGCGACAAGCAGCGCATGCACATGCAGCATGGGCGCAACTACCGATTCTTCGATGCGCCTGTGGGCTTGTTCTTCACGATCGACCGCGCGCTCCAGGAAGGAAGCCTGCTGGACTGCGGCATGTTCCTGCAGAGCGTGATGATCGCCGCACGGGGCCGCAACCTTCACACCTGTCCTCAAGCCGCCTTCCTGAAGTTTCATCGCCAGATCGCCGAGTTCCTGGGAATCCCCGCGGGCCAGATGCTTGTCTGCGGCATGAGCCTGGGCTACGCCGACGAGTCCTCCATCGAAAACTCGCTCGCCACCGAGCGAGAGCCGGTTTGCGCATTCACGACGTTCCACGACACCACGAAGGAGACAAGAACATGAGCGCGCAATCCTATGCAAAGGGCCTCGATCGCTGCGAGGCCAATCATGTGCCGCTGACGCCGCTCGGCTTTCTCGACCGCGCCGCGCTGGCCCATCCGAACCGCGTGGCCGTGGTGCACGGCGACCTGACGCGGACATGGGCGCAGACGCGCGAGCGCTGCCATCGCCTGGCGTCGGCGCTGGCGGCCAGAGGCATCCAGCCGGGCGACACCGTTTCGGTCCTGGCGCCCAACACGCCGGCGATGCTGGAGTCGCACTTCGGCGTGCCGCTGGCAGGTGCCGTGCACAACGCGATCAATCACCGGCTGGATGCTGAAGGGATTGCGTTCATCCTGCGCCATGGCGAATGCAGCTTGCTGCTGGTCGACCGCGAATTCTCCGGGACGGTTGCCGCCGCCTTGAAGCTTCTCGACAGCCCTCCCCCGGTCATCGACATCGAAGACCACCTCGCACCGCCCGGCGAACGCATCGGCGAGACCGACTATGAATCGCTGCTGGCCAGCGGCGACCCGGACTTCCCCGGCCGCTGGCCGAGCGACGAGTGGCAGCCCATCGCGCTGAACTACACCTCGGGTACGACGGGAGACCCAAAGGGCGTGGTCGCCAGCCACCGCGGCACCTACCTGATGAGCCTGCTGCAGATCACGAACTGGGCGATGCCGCGCGCGCCGAAGTACCTGTGGACACTGCCCATGTTCCATGCGAACGGATGGTGCTTCACCTGGGCCGTGACGGCGGCGGCCGGAACCCACGTGTGCCTGCGCCGGATTTCTGCCGAAGCGGTGCTGGAGGCCATCGACAAGTACCAGATCGACCATCTCTGCGCGGCGCCGGTCGTGATGGCCATGCTCTCGGATTCGGCGCGGAACCTCAGGCTGTCCCGTTCGGTGCGGGTACTGACCGCGGGATCCCCGCCTCCACTGGCCGTGCTGAACGCCGTCCTGGCGATGGGCTTCGACGTGGAGCACGTGTTCGGCATCACCGAGGTTTCCGGCACGCCGGTGAGTTGCGCGTGGCAAGACGGCTGGGACGATCTTGCGCCGGCCGAGCAAGGCAGGCTGCGGGTGCGCCAGGGCGTGCGGGCCGCCATGTTCGAAGGCCTCATGGTCGGCGATGCGGACACGCTGGAGCCGGTCCCCCGCGACGGAAAAACCGCCGGGGAGCTCATGCTGCGCGGGAACACGGTGATGATGGGCTACTTCAAGAACGAGGCGGCGACACGCAAGGCGCTCGCCGACGGCTGGTTCCGCACCGGCGACGTGGCGGTTCTTCATGGCAACGGCTATGCACAGATCACCGATCGTTCGAAGGATGTGATCATTTCGGGCGGCGAGAACATCTCTTCCGTGGAGATCGAGGATGTCGTTCATGGGCACCCGGCCGTCTTGCATGCCGCGGTGGTTGCCCAGCCCGACGGAAAATGGGGAGAGGTGCCGTGCGCGTTCATCGAACTCAGGACGGGCATTCCGGCGCCCTCCGAACAAGAGATCATTTCGTTCTGCCGGGAGCGGCTGGCCCACTTCAAGTGTCCACGCCGGGTGATATTCGGCAGCCTGCCGAAGACGGCCACGGGAAAGATCCAGAAGTTCCGCCTGCGCCAGCAGGCCGGAAGCCAGGAAGCCATCGCCGGCCTCGCGAGCCATGGTTGAGTTCGAGCCCGCCGCCGGTGCGCCGGTCGAACCCGGCTACCGCTTCTCGCGAACCCACACTTTCGACGAAGAGCAAGTCAGGGCATTTGCCTTGGCCGCGGGAGACGAGAATCCGCTGCACCACGATGCGGAGTTCGCAAGAAGCACGCGCTTCGGCGGACTGATCGCAAGCGCCACGCATACCACCTCGCTGCTGATGGGACTGACCGCCACGCATTTCGCAAAAAAAGGAAATGTCCTGGGCATCAACTTCTCTGTCGATCTGCTGCGTCCCGTATTGGCGAGCGAGACGGTGCTGATCGAGTGGAGCGTTGCATCGATCGCGGCCCGTCCGAAGGGCGGCAGCATCATCGAACTGCAGGGATGCATGAAAGGATCGGACGACCGGACCCGCGTTCTCGCACACGGCACCGTCCTGCTGACCTCCGGTGCGTGAGCGCGACCTGCGTGGTGGCAGGGCAAGGCCGTGATGACTGCACCGAGACCTTCTGTTCGGCGAACCCTAGCCGTTCAGTACGAGAGACCCTTCCGGATATTGCTCGCACATGAAATCGACAAACGCCCGAACCTTCGGCGCGGGAAGTCGCCTGGATGTATGCAGGACCCAGAGCGCGACCTCCACGCCCGAAACCATGCCCCACTGAACCAGTTCTCCGCGCGTCAGCTGATTCCACGCGATGGACTGCGGCATCAGGGCGGCGCCGGCGCCGGCGACCGCAGCGTCGCGAATCATCAGGAACGAGGAAAGCCTCAGCCTCGGGATCGGCTCCAGGACAAGGCGTCCATCGTCGAGCGTCCAATTCGTGGGTTCAAAGCTTGTTGAAACGACGCCGGGAACAGGGCTGACCTTGCCCTTGCCTGGCTTGGGCATGGGCACGGATGGCGCGGCCACGACCACCAGCCGGTCCTTCGCGAAACACCGGCCGACGAGGCTGCTGTCGGGGCTTGGGTTGATCCGGATCGCGGCGTCGAACTGCTCCTCGACGAGGTCGACCCGGCGATCCTCCGCCACCACCTCGCACGTGACCTCGGGGTAGGCCGCGCAGAACTCGGCGCCGATGCGGCCCATCGCCAGCTGGGAGAACAGCACCGGCGAAGCGACCCGCAAGCGCCCGCGCGGTACCGACAAGCCCTCGCGCGCGGAAGTCATGGCGTCAGCCACCTCGTGCATGGGCCCTTCGGTGCGGTCCATCAGCATCTGGCCGGCTTCCGTGAGCTTGAGCCCGCGGGCGCTGCGCTCGATGAGCCGCACGCCGAGCTGCTCTTCCAGGTCGGCGATGCGCCGGGACAGGGTCGCCTTCGATCTCCCGCTCGCGCGGCTTGCCTTTCCGAGGCCTCCATTCGCTGCGACGAGCGCGAAGTCGGTCAATGCGTTCAGGTCCATGTGTTCCGAATTTGAGACAAGGTGTCTTCATCTTCGCATCTTCGTTTTATCAATGCAACGGCCTATCTTCTCCTCATCGCAACTTCGACATGAGGAAATTGAAATGACCACCACCACTCAACGTGCTGTCCTGATCCGGGCCTATGGCGGTGCTGCCGCGGCCGAGGTCGCCGAGATCGCGAAGCCCGCAGCCGGACCGGGCCAGGTTCTGGTCCGCGTTCGGGCCGCCGGCGTGAACGGCATCGACTGGAAAGTTCGTGAAGGCTTCGTCCGGGAGGCTTTCCCGCTTCAACTGCCCGCCGTGCTGGGTATCGAACTCGCGGGTGTGGTCGAGGCGATCGGCCCCGGCGCCTCGCGCTTTCGTGTGGGCGATCGCGTCATGGGGCCGCTTGGCGGGCTGGGCGCCTATGCCGATTTCGTGGCAGTCGACGAGGCGAATCTGGTGTGCACGCCGCACGGCCTGGACGACGTCCATGCGGCCGGCATCCCCGTGGCGGCCGTGGCAGCCTGGCACAGCTTGCACCATGCCGGTCCGATCGCCGCAGGCCAGCGAATCCTGATCCACGGCGCAGCGGGAGGGCTGGGCGGCTATGCCGTGCAGTACGCCAAGCGGGCAGGCGCCGAAGTCTTTGCCACGGCGTCGACCGCGCACGTCGAATACGTGCGCAGCCTGGGCGCGGACCACGTCATCGACTACCGGACCCAACGCTTCGAGTCGATCGCGCGGGACATCGACCTGGTGCTCGACTACGTCGGCGGCGAAGTGCTCGATCGCTCCTGGCAGGTGCTGACGAAAAACGGCGCAATCGTCGGCACGTCCTCGCCCGACATCCTGGCGCGCACGCCCCCCGGCCGTCGCGGATTGTGGTTCATGAACAAGCCGGACGCAGCCCTGCTGGAACGGCTGGCGGCGGAGATCGCCCAAGGCACGCTGATCTCGAAGCTCAGCGAAGTCGTGGGCTTCGACGACATCCCCGCGGCCATCGAACGCAATCGCACCGACCCTCGCATCGGCAAGGTCGTCGCGGATTTTTCGCGCTGATCGCCCCTTGGCCCTCTCACCCGTTTTCCCCTCAACCCCTGGAGATTTTCATGAGCATTCTCGTCACAGGTGCCACCGGCACCATCGGTTCCCTGGTTGTCCAAGGCCTGGCCGCTGCCGGCGCCCAAGTCAGCGCGTTCGTTCGCACGCCCGGAAAGCAACCCTTCCCGGCCGGCGTCAAGGAGGTCGTCGGCGACCTGACCGACGTGCCCTCATTGCGCGCGGCGCTCTCGTCGGCGCGCACGCTGTTCCTGCTGAACGCCGTCACGCCCGACGAAGTGACGCAAGCCCTCGTCACGCTGAACCTGGCGCGCGAGGCCGGCATCGAGCGCATCGTCTACCTGTCGGTCATCCATGCGGACAAGTTCACCAACGTGCCGCACTTCACCGGCAAGCACACGGTCGAACGGATGATCGAAAGCCTCGACATTCCGGCGACCATCCTTCGGCCGGCCTACTTCATGCAGAACGATCGCATGGTCCAGCAGGTGATCCAGGGCTACGGCGTCTACCCGATGCCGATCGGCTCGGCGGGCGTCGCGATGATCGATGCGCGAGACATCGCGGACGCCGCCGTCGCCGAGCTGCTGCGCCGCGACCGCGCACCCGCGCCGTCACCACGCGTGACGCTGGAGCTGGTCGGGCCCGAGCTGTTGACCGGAGCGTCCGTGGCCAAGGCCTGGAGTGCCGCGCTCGGCCGCGAAGTGACATACGGCGGGGACGACGTGGCGGCCTTCGAAGCACAGATGGCCACATCGGGGCCATCCTGGCTTGCCTACGACATGCGCCTGATGATGGCCGGGATCCAGGAGTTCGGCATGCACGGTGCGGACGGCGCGGCGGATCGCCTGCAGGCCATGCTCGGCCGTCCTCTGCGCAAGTACGCCGACTTTGTCAACGAGGCCACCATTGAGGCCTCGTAGCCGGCGCGCTTCGCGCCGCTTCATCCCGCCCGGATCATCCTGCCTTGCGCGGCACGGGCGTGTTGAGCAGCTGCTGCTCCCAGAGGTACGCGATGCCGCTGCCGCTGAAGTGCTGGATGAGAATCTCGGTCAGCTCCTCGACATGCTCGGTGCGCGCCCAATCGCGCTGCCATTCGCCAGCGAGCGCCATCACGGTCATCATGTTCGCGCCGGCCGCGATCATTCGCTGGATGGCAACTTCGTGGGACTCCTTCGAAATCCCGCCCGACGCGTCGGTGATCACGGTCACGTCCCAGCCCTCGCCGGCGGCCTGGATGACAGGCATTGCGACGCAGACCTCGGTCCACAGGCCGGCGATGATCAGCTGCTTGCGGCCGGTCGCCTTGACGACATTCACCACATTCTCGTCCTGCCAGGTGTTCACCCAGGTGCGATCGATGACTTCCTGGTCCGGAAATACGTCGGTGATCTGCCTGAAGAGAAGTCCGCCGCGCGCCGCGATCACGCTGGTGAGAATGGTCGGAACATTGAAGGCTTTTGCCAGCTTCGCGAGCGCGGTCGTGTTGTTGACCACAGCTTGCGGATCGTGGCTGTTCAGGTTCGCGAGCTGGTAGGGCTGGTGGTCGATAAGGACGAGGACCGAATCTTCGGGACGAAGAAGCGAAGCGAGGCCGTTGCGAAAAGTCATTGGTGCATCCTTTGTTGCCGTTGTGGGCGACGTTGCCCGAAGCAGGATTGTGTTGTTCCCCCTTTTGATCCGGTAGTACCATCCCGCGGCGAGCTGTGTCGCGCAACGGGGAACACCAAGTTGGACATCGAAGAGCTGCAGACATTTGTGGAAGTTGCCGATGCCGGAGGGGTTTCGTCCGCCGCGCTCCGGCTCGGCGTGTCCAAGTCGATCGTCAGCCGCCGTCTCTCTCGGCTTGAAGCGGAACTTGGCATCCAGCTGCTTGCGCGATCCACCCGCGGGGCTGCTCTCACTGAAGCCGGGGCTACGTTCCGGGACTACGCAGCCAGGGCCTGCGCCGAGATCGACGTGGCCAGGGAAACGATCCTGCCCGCCGGCGACCTTCGCGGCCGCCTGCGCGTTGCTGCGCCGTTTTCTTTGGGCCCGACGCACTTCGCTCCCATCCTTGCGGAAATGGCACGACGCCACCCTCGGCTTCACATCCAGACCTGCTACAGCGATCGCTTCGTCGATCTCATCGCGGAGGGCTACGACTGTGCGATCCGGGTCGGCTATCTCCAGGACTCCAACCTGATTGCAAGACGCATCGGCCCGGTCCATGGGAAGCTCGTCGCGAGTCCGGACTATGTCAAGGCGCACGGCTCGCCCGAGACACCGGAGGAGCTCGCCGCGCATCAGGCCCTCATGCAGGGAACCGAGGCCTGGCAGCTCATGGATGGCGACAAGATCATCACGGTCCGTCCGCAGGGGCGCTTCAAGGCCGACAACGGCACTGCGCTGGTCGCCGCTGCTGCAGCAGGACTCGGGATCGCCTACCTGCCGGATTGGCTCACGCATGAACACGTGGCCTCCGGGGCGCTGGTGCCGGTCATGACGCGCCATCCACCACCCCCGGCAGGTGCATATGTCGTCCGACCGCCAGGTCAGCATCCCGCACGGAAGATCCGGGTCCTCACCGAACTCCTGATCGAGTATTGCGACCGGTCTCCGCACCCTGCCGGAGCTGCACCGGTCTGAGTGGCGCATCGACCGTGATGGTCGGTGAGCAGACATCCTTCTAAGGCAAAGTTTCGCGCTTGGCAAAGATGCTCGCCACTTCCGCCATGTGCTCGGTTCCCCAGGTGCACAGCGGGACGATCGCGTCGGCCAGGCTGCGACCGAGCGGGGTCAGTGCGTAGTCCACGCGCGGCGGCACCTCCTTGTAGTCGGTCCGCGCCAGCACGCGGTCGGCCTCCAGATCCTTCAGATGCTGGATCAGCACCTTGTCGCTGACGCCCTCGATCAAGCGCTTGAGCTCGCCGTAGCGCCTTGGGCCGTCGCGCAGGAAAAACAGGATCAGCGGTTTCCACTTGCCCGAGATGATGCGCAGCGTGGCGTCGAGCCCGCAGGAGAAGCCGCCGGTACCGCAGATTGGATGAGAAGGCGTCGTCATTTTTGATACTTACCTAAAAGTGCATACTTGTCCTTAGGTTATCAGAACTCCATACTTGTCCTCAAGCAGTTTTCTGCTTCCGTGCAACACCAACTATGGATCCCATGACATGACCAGACTGAATGGAAAGACCGCCGTGATCACCGGCGGCGCGACCGGCATCGGCCGCGCCGCGGCAAAGCGCTTCATCGAGGAGGGCGCCTTCGTCTTCATCTTCGGCCGCCGGCAGGAAGCGCTAGACGCCGCCGTGGCCGACCTCGGGCCCAATGCCCGCGCGGTGAGTGGCTCTGTCTCGGATGAGGCCGACCTCGACCGGCTCTACGCGGCGGTGAAGGCCGAGCGCGGAACCCTCGACATCGTCTTTGCCAATGCCGGGGTGGGAAGCCAGCTTCGGCTGGGCGAGATCACCGCCAAGCACATTGACGAAACCTTCGACATCAATGTGAAGGGCACGATCTTCACGGTCCAGAAGGCGCTGCCGCTGATGGGCCAGGGCGGCTCGATCATCCTGACCGGATCGAGCGCCGGCACCACGGGCGCCCCGGCATTCAGCGCCTACAGCGCGAGCAAGGCGGCGGTGCGCAACCTCGCGCGGACCTGGGCGGAGGACCTCAAGGGCACCGGCATCCGGGTCAACGTGCTGTCGCCCGGGCCGACCGCAACCGAACTCGCGAAGGCAGCACTGGGCGAGGAGGGCCTGAAGGTCTTCGCCTCGATGAATCCGCTCCAGCGCATGGCCGATCCCGCTGAGATCGGTGCGGCGGCTGCCTTTCTCGCATCGTCGGACAGCAGCTTCATGACCGCCAGCGAGGTCGCCGTGGACGGCGGCCTGGCGCAACTCTGACAACCGAAGGAAATACATGAGCTACGCAATTATTGGATTCGGCAAGATCGGCCAGGCGCTTGCCAAGGCGTTTGCCCGCAGCGGCATTGAAGTGTCCGTTGCAACCACGCGCGACCCGGAAAGCTTTGCGTCCGATGCGGCCGCGATCGGACCCGGGATCATCCCCAAGAAACTGGCGGACGCCATCAAGGCGGACATCGTCTTTTTGGCTGTCCGTTTCGAGTCGCACCGGGATGTCGCGAAGGCGCTTCCCACCTGGCAGGGAAAGATCCTCGTCGATGTGACCAACACCCGCGTGCCCCCTGAGGAACTGGGAGGACAGCCTTCTTCCAAGGCCGTCGCGCAGGCCTTCACCGGCGCAAGGCTGGTCAAGGGCTTCAACCATTTGGGCGCTGCCGTCCTTGCCCAGGACCCGGCCGTTCATGGTGGCAGGAGAGTCGTGTTCCTGGCGAGCGACGATGACGGCGCCGCAGCGGAGATCGGTGCGCTTGCGGAAGATCTCGGTTTCTCGCCGATCCAACTTGGCGGGCTTTCGGAAGGTGGACTGCTTGTGCAGGCGCGCGGAAATAGCTGGGGTCAACTGATCTTCAAGGACTTGGTCAAGTTCGACTGATCGCTCGGCCCTGGCTACTTGGGGCGAATCCTGTCACGCCAGCCCCTTGTGGACGCCTGTTCATTCCAAGTAGTCAATGAACTGCGGGATCACCTCGCGCAGGAAGCGGATTTCCTCTGTGGGAATGCTGCGCGACTCC harbors:
- a CDS encoding Crp/Fnr family transcriptional regulator, whose protein sequence is MASSSPSSSSRAAVARNSLLEVMPPEVLTGLMPLLELVPLKLGEVLYESGVVQQYVYFPTDCIVSLLYVLENGQSAEIAVVGFEGMVGVALLMGGGSTPNRAVVQSAGHAFRLSASHIKQLTDNGGPLLHLLLRYTQSLITQMSQTAVCNRHHSLEQQLCRWLLLSLDRLPGNELVMTQELIANMLGVRREGVTEAAGKLQRLNLIKYSRGHITVLDRPGLEKQVCECYEVVKRETDRLLPRQLAT
- a CDS encoding Crp/Fnr family transcriptional regulator — translated: MTSAPPRPILNRLLEALPPADRAHLLERCDSVQLATAQILYEPGDVIHHIHFPTSAFVSLVSTADGHDGLQTGMVGNEGALGYELSLDVQRAPLRALVQGGGMAWRLTAQSFAQELEQNSKLKRILNRYVCVLLMEFGRSGLCNRFHLIEERLARWLLTTQDCAHSTHLALTHEVLGRMLGVRRVGITNAATALHTRRLIDYRRGVITITDREGLENAACDCYRANRRSYAHLIA
- a CDS encoding AraC family transcriptional regulator, whose amino-acid sequence is MKSAGLKGTVSIELVHEAIRAAALRNMDISGVLEIARLDRDLLDAPRARISAAAYSRMWVALADLMDDEFFGLDSHGLRRGSYALMTRAAVSSENLEHALRRILRFLHATLDDFRGELVRSADEARVILHDGGVLRRLFGYGTWFILVHGLACWLVHRRIPLREMRFRCPPPADDSHYRTRFCENVKFNAETTHITFASELLDLKIAESALTVDNFLRAAPANLLVKYRNDSSTSAQVRHRLRSQMPDAWPELEKLAQALCISGTTLQRRLQQEGLSYQRVKDDLRRDIAIDLLSSASLTVAEVAARTGFRETSAFHRAFKKWTGVSPGSYRSSAHVRE
- a CDS encoding nitroreductase; translation: MNRRMAPPLGAQALQGAVDWAIATRRSIRAYLPRPVPQEEIEAILSTARYSASGMNMQPWHVHVLTGAAKAGLSAAIAALDDDPGRSGELLEPYDYYPREWLSPYLERRRKVGWDLYGLLGIAKGDKQRMHMQHGRNYRFFDAPVGLFFTIDRALQEGSLLDCGMFLQSVMIAARGRNLHTCPQAAFLKFHRQIAEFLGIPAGQMLVCGMSLGYADESSIENSLATEREPVCAFTTFHDTTKETRT
- a CDS encoding AMP-binding protein — translated: MSAQSYAKGLDRCEANHVPLTPLGFLDRAALAHPNRVAVVHGDLTRTWAQTRERCHRLASALAARGIQPGDTVSVLAPNTPAMLESHFGVPLAGAVHNAINHRLDAEGIAFILRHGECSLLLVDREFSGTVAAALKLLDSPPPVIDIEDHLAPPGERIGETDYESLLASGDPDFPGRWPSDEWQPIALNYTSGTTGDPKGVVASHRGTYLMSLLQITNWAMPRAPKYLWTLPMFHANGWCFTWAVTAAAGTHVCLRRISAEAVLEAIDKYQIDHLCAAPVVMAMLSDSARNLRLSRSVRVLTAGSPPPLAVLNAVLAMGFDVEHVFGITEVSGTPVSCAWQDGWDDLAPAEQGRLRVRQGVRAAMFEGLMVGDADTLEPVPRDGKTAGELMLRGNTVMMGYFKNEAATRKALADGWFRTGDVAVLHGNGYAQITDRSKDVIISGGENISSVEIEDVVHGHPAVLHAAVVAQPDGKWGEVPCAFIELRTGIPAPSEQEIISFCRERLAHFKCPRRVIFGSLPKTATGKIQKFRLRQQAGSQEAIAGLASHG
- a CDS encoding MaoC family dehydratase — its product is MVEFEPAAGAPVEPGYRFSRTHTFDEEQVRAFALAAGDENPLHHDAEFARSTRFGGLIASATHTTSLLMGLTATHFAKKGNVLGINFSVDLLRPVLASETVLIEWSVASIAARPKGGSIIELQGCMKGSDDRTRVLAHGTVLLTSGA
- a CDS encoding LysR family transcriptional regulator: MDLNALTDFALVAANGGLGKASRASGRSKATLSRRIADLEEQLGVRLIERSARGLKLTEAGQMLMDRTEGPMHEVADAMTSAREGLSVPRGRLRVASPVLFSQLAMGRIGAEFCAAYPEVTCEVVAEDRRVDLVEEQFDAAIRINPSPDSSLVGRCFAKDRLVVVAAPSVPMPKPGKGKVSPVPGVVSTSFEPTNWTLDDGRLVLEPIPRLRLSSFLMIRDAAVAGAGAALMPQSIAWNQLTRGELVQWGMVSGVEVALWVLHTSRRLPAPKVRAFVDFMCEQYPEGSLVLNG